The DNA region CAAGACCGGCTGGCAGCCCAGCCATCTCGTCGCCCATGACGGCTCCGGCCGCATGGTCGGCGCGGTCCCGGCCTATCTGAAAAGCCATTCCTATGGCGAATATGTCTTCGACCATGCCTGGGCGAATGCCTATGAGCGGGCCGGCGGCAGCTATTACCCCAAGCTCCAGGTGGCGGTTCCCTTCACCCCGGTGCCGGGGCCGCGGTTGCTGGTGGCGCCCGGACCGCGGGCCGTCGCCGTCGCCGACGCGCTGATTGCGGCGCTGGAGCAGGTGGCGGAGCGCTATGGCGTCTCTTCCGTCCATGTCACCTTTCCGGAGCGCGGCGACTGCGACCGGCTGGGCGAGGCCGGCTGGCTGCGGCGGCTGGGGGTGCAGTATCATTGGCACAACCGCGGTTATGGCAGCTTCGACGCGTTCCTCGACGCCCTGAACTCCCGCAAGCGCAAGGCGATCCGCAAGGAACGGCGCGAGGTCGCCGACAGCGGCGTCCGCCTGCACACCCTGACCGGCGACGCCCTCAAGCCGGAGCATTGGGACGCCTTCCACCGCTTCTATCTCGACACCGCCGACCGCAAATGGGGCGGCGGCTATCTCAACCGCCGTTTCTTCGACCTGCTGGGCCGGACCATGGCCGACCGGGTGGTGCTGGTGATGTGCGAGGATGGCGGCGAATGGGTGGCCGGCGCGCTGAATCTGCTGGGCGACGACGCGCTGTACGGCCGCAACTGGGGCTCCGACGGGCGCTACCGCTTCCTGCATTTCGAGGCATGCTATTACCGCGCGCTCGATTTCGCCATCGAGCGCGGTCTGGCGCGGGTCGAGGCCGGCGCCCAGGGCGAACACAAGATCCAGCGCGGCTATCTGCCGGTGCCGACCTATAGCGCCCACTGGATCGCCGATTCCGGCTTCCGCCGCGCGGTGGAGCGCTATCTCGACCAGGAACGCCCGGCGGTGGACGCGGAGATCGGCGCGTTGGGCGACGAGCTGTCGCCGTACCGGCGGGAGGGCTGAGCCCCCGTCCTACCCCATCAGGCCCAGCCGGCCAGCACCGTGGCGGCGTCGCTTTCCCGCAACGGGGCGCGTTCCGGCGGCGGCGCGCCGTCGACCCGCAGGCCCATCAGCGTTTCGACCAGCGGTTCGGGGCCGGTTGACACCCGGAGCTGTCCGCGCGCGGCGATCTGCGGATGGGCGGATACCTCATCCAGCGTCGGCAGCGCCTCGAAGCAGCAATCGACGGGATCAAGCAGGGCCCGCCATTCCGCCAGGGTCCGGCTGGCGAACAGGGCCTCCAGCTCCGCCGTGAGGGCGGTTTGCGGCAGGGGATCCGCCTGCCGGGCGATCCAGTCGGGGCGGCCGACCGCCTCGCAGAAGCCGCTCCAGAATTTCGCCTCCAGCGCCGAAAGGGTGGCGAAGCGGCCGTCGGCGGTGCGGTAGAGGCGGTAGCAGGCGGCCCCGCCCGACAGCAGCGCCTCGCCGCGTTCCGGCAGGATGCCGCGCGCCGCCGCTGTCAGGTTCAGCCCCTGCCAGCCCAGCACCGATTCCATGATCGACAGGTCGAGGAAGCAGCCCTGTCCCGACCGTTCCCGCCCGAACAGGGCGCCGGCCACCGCCAAAGCCGTCTGCTGGGCGGAGGCGAAATCGGCGACCGGCAGGTAGCTGATGACCGGCCGCTCCGGCAGACCGGAGGCGTCCAGTCCGCCGCCGACCGCCATGTAGTTCAGGTCGTGTCCGGCCCGCGCGGCATAGGGGCCGTCATAGCCCCAGCCCGACAGGCTGGCATGGACCAGCCGCGGGTTGAGCCGCCGCAGCCGGTCGCGCCCCAGCCCCAGCTTGTCCATCACGCCCGGCCGGTAGCTCTCGATCAGCGCGTCGGCCTTGGCCAGCAGCCCCTCCAGCGCGGCGCGCCCGTCCGCCGCCTTCAGGTCGAGGCGCACCACCGTCTTGCCGGCATTCAGCAGCTTGTAGGCGGCGGTGGCGCCGTCGCCGTCCACCGGTCCGAGCCGGCGCAGGGGATCGCCGCCCGGCGGTTCCACCTTCACCACCGTGGCGCCGAGATCGCCCAGCAGCTGCGCCGCATGGGGACCGGGCAGATATTGCCCGAGATCGACGATGCGCAGGCCGTTCAGGAAGGGCAGGGGCATCGCGCGCTCAGCCCCCGGTGACGCTCATGTGACGTCCGACCGCCGGACCCTGGTGGCGGCGGTCGATGATGAAGTCGTGACCCTTGGGCTTGCGGATGATGGCTTCGCGCACCGCGTCGATCAGCGGCCCATCCTCGTCGCTGACGCGCAGCGGCGTGCGCAGGTCGGCGGCGTCCTCCTGGCCCAGGCACATATAGAGGGTGCCGGTGCAGGTCAGCCGCACGCGGTTGCAGCTTTCGCAGAAATTATGGGTCAGCGGGGTGATGAAGCCGACGCGCTGGCCGGTCTCCTCGACCCGGACATAACGGGCGGGGCCGCCGGTGCGGTGGTCGCTCTCGGTCAGGGTCCAGCGGGTCTGAAGCTCGGCCTTCAGCATGGTCAGCGGCCAATACTGGTCGATGCGGGCGCCCTCGCCGATGTCGCCCATCGGCATCACCTCGATGAAGGTCAGGTCGAAGCCCTGCTCGCCGCACCAGGCCACCATGCGGTGGATCTCGTCGTCGTTGACGCCCTTCAGCGCCACCATGTTGATCTTGATCTTCAGCCCTGCGTCCTTGGCCGCCTGGATGCCGCCCAGGATCTTGTCGAGCTTGCCCCAGCGGGTGATGGCCTGGAACTTGTGCGGATCCAGCGTGTCGAGCGAGACGTTGATCCGCCGCACCCCGGCATCAAACAGCCCGGCGGCATGCTTGAACAGCATGGTGCCGTTGGTGGTCAGCGTCAGTTCGTCGAGATCGCCCGACTCGATGTGGCGGCCGAGCGAGCGGATCAGCCGCATCACGTCGCGGCGGACCAGCGGCTCGCCGCCGGTCAGCCGCAGCTTGCGGGTGCCCAGCTTGACGAAGGCGCTGCACAGCCGGTCCAGCTCCTCCAGCGTCAGAACCTCCGCCTTCGGCAGGAAGCTCATGTCCTCGGCCATGCAATAGACGCAACGCAGGTCGCAGCGGTCGGTCACCGAGACGCGCAGATACTCCACCTTGCGGCCGAACGGGTCGATGAGCGGCGCTGGCCGCTCGGCAAGATTGGCTGGCGATTGGGCTGCGGACACGGGATCGATCATCGCTGGACTCCAGGGGCGACCTCTGGCGGGCCGACCCAGTATATGTTCGCCGCACGGACGATATGCAACGATTGCGGTAGCCTATTCCACATCACGGTATGCCGACTTTGACGGTGATCAAGGGGCGGTGGCGTCACACCAGCTTTTGTCGCACCGCTCCCGGTTGCGTGGCCCGCATGGCCTCCTCGCGCTCGCGCAGGTCGTCGTCGGTGGTGCGCGGCACCGGCGGACGGCCGAGCGCGAAGGGCTCGCCGACGCGCTCGAACTGGTCGCGGACGCGGCAATCCTCGCACATGCGGATGCGGTTGGCGGCCTCCGGCGTGGCGAACATCGGGTGCTTGCCGGCGAGCGCCGTCACGATCTTCTCGATCGAGGACCGGCTGGCGAAGGGCTTGCCGCAGGAGACGCAGCAGAAGGGTTCCTCCTCCTTGATCACGCTGGCGCCGCGCGCCCGGTCGCGGAAATCGATCTCCGGCACCAGCGAGATGACCTTTTCCGGACAGGTGGTCCGGCACAGGCCGCACTGGACGCAGGCATCCTGGGCGAAGGACAGCATCGGCTTGTCGGCATTGTCGAGCAGCGCCCCGGTCGGGCAGGCGCCGACGCAGGCGAGGCAGAGCGTGCAGCCCTCGACATCCACCGCCACCCGGCCGAAGGGGGCGCCCGGCGGCAGCGCCAGCACCTCCACCGGGGCGGGGGCGACCTTGTGCAGGTGGCGCAGCGCCAGCATGGTGACGCCGCGCTTCGACCCCATCGGCAGGAACATGCCGGCTTCGACCGCGTCCGCCGGCAGAGCCCACAGCGTGTCGGCCACCGCGTCGGGATCGGCGGCGTCGATCACCGCCACCCGGCCGGAGCCGTAGCCGAGCCCGCTGAAGGCGGCTTCCGCCAGCCCGACCTGGGAGGCGAGCCCGGCGGTCTCCCCCTCATTCTCCGGGCCGGTCAGCACGCGGACATGGGTGCAGCCATAGGCCAGCGCCAGCGCGAACAGGTCGAAGCCGACCTGCGTCACCTCGTTCAGGGCGAAGGGCAGCACGCGGGCCGGCAGGCCGCGGCCATGCCGGGCCATCAGGCCGACCAGCGCGTCTCCGTGGCGCGGGTCGTGGATCAGCAGCGCCGGGGCCTTTCCGCCGGCCTTGGCGTAGGTGCCGAGCAGCGTGCGCAGCCGTTCATGGACGGTGGCGGCCGGCGGCAGGGCATAGGTCGCCGCCCCGGTCGGGCAGACCGCGGCGCAGGACCCGCAACCGGCGCAGACATGCGGGTCGATGGCGACATGGTCGCCGTTCGGCGTCACCGCCCCGGTCGGGCAGACATCCAGGCAGCGGGTGCAGCCGGTCTTGCGGCTGCGCGAATGGGCGCAGAGCTCGGCCTTGAAATCGACGTAGCGCGGCTTGTCGAACTCGCCGACCAGATCGGCGATCTCCAGCAGGGCCTTGGCGACCTGGGCCGGGCTGTTCGGGTCGGGGCGCAGATAACCGTCACGGCGCTTGTGGTCGGGGAACAGCGGCGTGCCGCCGGTCAGATCGAGGATCAGGTCGCAACGGGCCGACGCTCCCTGCCGCACCGGCTCGAACCCCAGCGCGCCCCGTGAGGAGGGCAGTGCCGGGGCGTAATCGTCCACCACGATCTCGAAGGCGCCGAGCCAGCCGCGGGCGGCGCGGATGCGGCCGCGGAAGATCGCCGCGTCCATCACCGGCGGCGGCGGGATGTCCCGGGCGCTGGTCAGCAGGATGGTCACGTCCAGCCGCTTCGCCAATTCCCGCCCGGCCTCGATGGCGCGCTCGTCGCTGCCATAGACCAGACAGCCACCCTCGGACCTCAGGGTCAGCGCCCCGGTGGGCGGGATCGGCAGCGCCGCCTCGGCCAGCAGGGCCGCGATCTTCGGCAGCGCCTGGGCGCCCTCGTCCGACCAGCCGGCGCGTTCGCGGATGTTGGTGAAGCTCAGCGCCGCATCCGGCGCCCCCTCCGCCGCGACCTCGCTGAACAGCGGCGCCTCCTGCGTGCAGGCGACCAGCAGCGGCTGCCCGGTGGCGAGTGCCGCCTCGAAGCGGTCGAGCTGCGCCCGGCAGAGCTGGCTGTGCACGGTGACGGCGCCATCCCCGCTATCGCCGCCGCCGCAGGCCTTGCCCAGCGCCGCCCCGTCCAGCGCGATGCTGTGCGCGCAGTCGCAGACGAGCACTGTCCGATCGCCGATCTTCATCGTCCCCGAAACTCCCTTGGCTTGGGGCCGCCGCCCCTGGCTGTCGACAGTCATATGGGGGAATGCGGCGCGATGGGAATGGGAATTTCGTCGGGGGCGGCGCCAGGGGAAGCCCAGGGGGAAACCGCGGATCGGCGAGGCAAGCTCCGCGCAAGGCGTGGCAAATAATCATCGAATATTCCGGCATTATTATGCCATAGGATAAAATGTCACATTTTGACAATTTAATGACATACGTGGAAAGTGTATGGCCCTCAGTATGGAATCCCAATCCAAAGCTTCAGGTGAAGAGGTGTAATGGTGGAAGACGCGCTCGGTTCTTTCAGGCTTAGGACCCAGATCGCCTTGATCAGCCTTGTCAGCATCCTCGGGCTGGCGATCCTCGGCGCGGTGTTCCACATCGAAAGCTCCAGGCAGGACGAGATTCGCCAGCAGGCCGAACAGGCGGTGCTGCGGACGGAAACCCTGAAAACCCTGCGCATCCAACTGCTGAACGGCCGGCGGGTCGAGAAGGATTTCCTTCTGCGCCGCGACGCCGACCTGCCCGGCCGTCATGCCGGATTGATCACCGAGATGGCGGGGACGCTGGACGGGCTGCTCGCCGTTCTGCCGCCCGGCGCCGCCGCCGACCGGCTGCGGCGGGCCGGCGGGGAACTCGCCGCCTATGGCCGGCAGTTCGCCGAGGTGGCCGACCGCCAGGGCCGGATCGGGCTGGACGAGAACAAGGGGTTGCAGGGCACCTTGCGCGGCGCCGTCCATTCGGCCGAGGCGTCCCTGGCCCGCCATGACGACCAGCGGCTGCTCGCCGGGCTGCTGATGATGCGCCGGCACGAGAAGGATTTCCTGGCGCGGGGCGACGGCAAATATGTCGACAGCTTCGGCGCGGCGGTTGCCGCCTTCCTCAAGGCGCTGGACGGATCGGCGGTGCCGGAGACGGAGCGGGCGTCGATCCGGGCCGCCATCGACTCCTACCGGCGCGACTTCACCGCGCTCGCCGCCGCCTTGCTGGGACTGTCGGGCGAGATCCGGAAGATGTCGGACATCTACGGCCGGCTGGAGCCCCTGCTTATGGAGGCGGAACTGGAGCAGAAGGCGGAGCGGGCGGCGGCGGAGGCGGGCTATGCCGCCATCCGCGACGAGGTGCGGCGGATCATCTGGCTGTCGCTGGTCACGGTGGCGGTGCTCGGGCTGGCCGGGGCGCTGCTGGTCGGCCGGTCCATCGCCGGGTCGGTGTCGCGGTTGACGCGGTCGATGCGGCGCATCGCCGCCGGCGATCTGGAGGCGGCGGTGGACGGGACCGGGCGCCGGGACGAGATCGGCGAAATGGCGCAGTCGCTTCTGGTGTTCCGCACCAACGCCGCCGATTTGCGGCGCATGCAGGCGGAGCAGGAGGCCCAGAAGGCGCGCGGCGAGGAGGAGCGCAGGCGCCAGACGCGCGAGCTGGCCGACCGTTTCGAGACGGCGATGCATGGCGTGGTGGCCCAATTGTCGGCCTCGGCCGGCCGGATGCAGGACAGTTCCCGCGCCCTGTCGGTGATGGCGGAGGATGGCCGGGCCCGGGCGACCTCGGTCGCCGCGGCGACGGAGCAGACCTCGGCCAATGTGCAGACGGTCGCCGCCTCCTCGCAGCAGATGGCGGCATCGATCGGCGAGCTGACCCGTCAGATCACCGAATCGGCGGTCATCGCCCGCCGGGCGGCGGAATGCGCCCAGACCACCAACGGCAGCGTCCGCGCTCTCTCCGATCAAGCCCAGCGCATCGGCGAGGTCGTCACCCTGATCTCCTCGATCGCCAGCCAGACCAATCTTCTGGCGCTGAACGCGACGATCGAGGCGGCGCGGGCGGGGGAGGCCGGCAAGGGCTTCGCCGTGGTGGCGAGCGAGGTGAAGACTCTCGCGACCCAGACCGCCAGGGCGACGGAGGAGATCGCCGCCCAGATCGAGGCGATGCAGCGGGCGACCGGCGGTGCGGTGGAGTCCATCGCCGAGATCGACCGCACCATCGGCGAGATCAACAGCATCGCCA from Azospirillum sp. B510 includes:
- the moaA gene encoding GTP 3',8-cyclase MoaA, whose amino-acid sequence is MIDPVSAAQSPANLAERPAPLIDPFGRKVEYLRVSVTDRCDLRCVYCMAEDMSFLPKAEVLTLEELDRLCSAFVKLGTRKLRLTGGEPLVRRDVMRLIRSLGRHIESGDLDELTLTTNGTMLFKHAAGLFDAGVRRINVSLDTLDPHKFQAITRWGKLDKILGGIQAAKDAGLKIKINMVALKGVNDDEIHRMVAWCGEQGFDLTFIEVMPMGDIGEGARIDQYWPLTMLKAELQTRWTLTESDHRTGGPARYVRVEETGQRVGFITPLTHNFCESCNRVRLTCTGTLYMCLGQEDAADLRTPLRVSDEDGPLIDAVREAIIRKPKGHDFIIDRRHQGPAVGRHMSVTGG
- a CDS encoding CaiB/BaiF CoA transferase family protein; translated protein: MPLPFLNGLRIVDLGQYLPGPHAAQLLGDLGATVVKVEPPGGDPLRRLGPVDGDGATAAYKLLNAGKTVVRLDLKAADGRAALEGLLAKADALIESYRPGVMDKLGLGRDRLRRLNPRLVHASLSGWGYDGPYAARAGHDLNYMAVGGGLDASGLPERPVISYLPVADFASAQQTALAVAGALFGRERSGQGCFLDLSIMESVLGWQGLNLTAAARGILPERGEALLSGGAACYRLYRTADGRFATLSALEAKFWSGFCEAVGRPDWIARQADPLPQTALTAELEALFASRTLAEWRALLDPVDCCFEALPTLDEVSAHPQIAARGQLRVSTGPEPLVETLMGLRVDGAPPPERAPLRESDAATVLAGWA
- a CDS encoding 4Fe-4S dicluster domain-containing protein; this encodes MKIGDRTVLVCDCAHSIALDGAALGKACGGGDSGDGAVTVHSQLCRAQLDRFEAALATGQPLLVACTQEAPLFSEVAAEGAPDAALSFTNIRERAGWSDEGAQALPKIAALLAEAALPIPPTGALTLRSEGGCLVYGSDERAIEAGRELAKRLDVTILLTSARDIPPPPVMDAAIFRGRIRAARGWLGAFEIVVDDYAPALPSSRGALGFEPVRQGASARCDLILDLTGGTPLFPDHKRRDGYLRPDPNSPAQVAKALLEIADLVGEFDKPRYVDFKAELCAHSRSRKTGCTRCLDVCPTGAVTPNGDHVAIDPHVCAGCGSCAAVCPTGAATYALPPAATVHERLRTLLGTYAKAGGKAPALLIHDPRHGDALVGLMARHGRGLPARVLPFALNEVTQVGFDLFALALAYGCTHVRVLTGPENEGETAGLASQVGLAEAAFSGLGYGSGRVAVIDAADPDAVADTLWALPADAVEAGMFLPMGSKRGVTMLALRHLHKVAPAPVEVLALPPGAPFGRVAVDVEGCTLCLACVGACPTGALLDNADKPMLSFAQDACVQCGLCRTTCPEKVISLVPEIDFRDRARGASVIKEEEPFCCVSCGKPFASRSSIEKIVTALAGKHPMFATPEAANRIRMCEDCRVRDQFERVGEPFALGRPPVPRTTDDDLREREEAMRATQPGAVRQKLV
- a CDS encoding methyl-accepting chemotaxis protein, which gives rise to MISLVSILGLAILGAVFHIESSRQDEIRQQAEQAVLRTETLKTLRIQLLNGRRVEKDFLLRRDADLPGRHAGLITEMAGTLDGLLAVLPPGAAADRLRRAGGELAAYGRQFAEVADRQGRIGLDENKGLQGTLRGAVHSAEASLARHDDQRLLAGLLMMRRHEKDFLARGDGKYVDSFGAAVAAFLKALDGSAVPETERASIRAAIDSYRRDFTALAAALLGLSGEIRKMSDIYGRLEPLLMEAELEQKAERAAAEAGYAAIRDEVRRIIWLSLVTVAVLGLAGALLVGRSIAGSVSRLTRSMRRIAAGDLEAAVDGTGRRDEIGEMAQSLLVFRTNAADLRRMQAEQEAQKARGEEERRRQTRELADRFETAMHGVVAQLSASAGRMQDSSRALSVMAEDGRARATSVAAATEQTSANVQTVAASSQQMAASIGELTRQITESAVIARRAAECAQTTNGSVRALSDQAQRIGEVVTLISSIASQTNLLALNATIEAARAGEAGKGFAVVASEVKTLATQTARATEEIAAQIEAMQRATGGAVESIAEIDRTIGEINSIATGAASAIEEQDAAMREIARNVQQAARGTQDIATSIGGVQRTADGTGEAAQQVMEAANTLHRDTENLSREVDRFVSSVRAG
- a CDS encoding GNAT family N-acetyltransferase, giving the protein MPDGNDAITVKVLTGIGEADQQGWDACAGPGNPFLSHAFLLALEESGSATGKTGWQPSHLVAHDGSGRMVGAVPAYLKSHSYGEYVFDHAWANAYERAGGSYYPKLQVAVPFTPVPGPRLLVAPGPRAVAVADALIAALEQVAERYGVSSVHVTFPERGDCDRLGEAGWLRRLGVQYHWHNRGYGSFDAFLDALNSRKRKAIRKERREVADSGVRLHTLTGDALKPEHWDAFHRFYLDTADRKWGGGYLNRRFFDLLGRTMADRVVLVMCEDGGEWVAGALNLLGDDALYGRNWGSDGRYRFLHFEACYYRALDFAIERGLARVEAGAQGEHKIQRGYLPVPTYSAHWIADSGFRRAVERYLDQERPAVDAEIGALGDELSPYRREG